A single region of the Elizabethkingia sp. JS20170427COW genome encodes:
- a CDS encoding inorganic phosphate transporter, protein MDVPILLVVIIALALIFDYINGFHDAANSIATIVSTKVLTPFQAVLWAAIWNFAAFFIAAFIIGEFKIGNTIAKTVSENFITLEVIFSGLMAAIIWNLLTWWFGIPSSSSHTLIGGFLGAAIMHAFVLDYQAASLANPAAGMWDNITVAFHQVTQQDIVKFDKVIPIFLFIFLAPIIGMFISIIITLIIIYLFKKSNPHKADKAFKKMQLASSALFSLGHGLNDAQKVMGIIGAAVIYYHVDMLQDPLYTTLPAAERFSFFTEHYIWVPLVSFLAIGLGTMSGGWKIIKTMGTKITKVTSLEGVSAETAGAITLFITDHFGIPVSTTHTITGSIIGVGLTKRASAVRWGVTVSLLWAWVLTIPISALIAALFYFGVKLF, encoded by the coding sequence ATGGATGTACCTATTTTATTGGTAGTCATTATTGCTCTCGCCTTAATATTCGATTATATTAATGGTTTTCACGATGCAGCAAACTCTATTGCTACCATTGTTTCTACAAAAGTATTAACACCTTTCCAAGCTGTACTTTGGGCAGCTATTTGGAATTTTGCAGCTTTCTTTATCGCTGCTTTTATTATTGGAGAATTTAAAATTGGTAATACCATTGCCAAAACGGTAAGTGAAAATTTTATTACCCTAGAGGTAATCTTCTCTGGACTGATGGCTGCCATTATCTGGAATCTCCTTACGTGGTGGTTTGGGATCCCTTCTTCCTCTTCCCACACTTTAATTGGTGGGTTTTTAGGAGCCGCTATTATGCACGCTTTTGTTTTAGACTATCAAGCTGCAAGTTTAGCAAATCCTGCAGCAGGAATGTGGGATAATATTACAGTAGCCTTTCACCAGGTCACCCAGCAGGATATTGTGAAATTTGATAAGGTAATTCCTATTTTCCTTTTCATCTTCCTAGCCCCTATTATCGGGATGTTTATATCCATTATCATTACCTTAATCATCATCTATTTATTTAAAAAATCCAATCCTCACAAAGCAGACAAAGCGTTCAAAAAAATGCAGTTAGCTTCTTCAGCGCTTTTCAGCTTAGGACATGGGCTTAATGATGCTCAAAAGGTAATGGGGATTATTGGTGCTGCGGTTATTTACTACCACGTAGATATGTTGCAAGATCCATTATACACTACTTTACCTGCTGCTGAAAGATTCTCTTTCTTTACAGAACACTATATTTGGGTTCCTTTAGTATCCTTCCTTGCTATTGGTCTTGGTACCATGAGTGGAGGTTGGAAAATCATCAAAACCATGGGAACTAAAATTACAAAAGTAACCTCTCTGGAAGGAGTAAGTGCAGAAACAGCTGGGGCGATTACACTATTTATTACAGATCACTTTGGTATTCCAGTTTCTACTACCCATACTATTACAGGGTCTATTATCGGGGTTGGGCTTACCAAAAGAGCTTCAGCCGTAAGATGGGGGGTAACCGTTAGCCTACTTTGGGCTTGGGTACTTACTATTCCGATTAGTGCACTTATCGCAGCTCTCTTCTATTTTGGAGTAAAATTATTTTAA
- a CDS encoding SDR family NAD(P)-dependent oxidoreductase, whose protein sequence is MTNSLFNLSGKTALVTGGNKGIGMGIALGLAQAGADIIVASRSIQQNSEIQQKVEQLGRKFKFYQMNANYRDSVYAFLDLLKQDFETIDILINNAGTILRTPATEHPDEYWDTVLNVNLDTPFILAREIGKKMIEQGSGKIVFTCSLLSFQGGINVPGYAASKGALASLIKALANEWAAKGVNVNGIAPGYIATDNTEALRKDEARNQAILDRIPAGRWGNPDDFAGPAIFLSSSAADYVHGTILTVDGGWMGR, encoded by the coding sequence ATGACAAACTCTCTATTTAACCTTAGTGGGAAAACCGCTTTGGTTACTGGAGGCAACAAGGGCATTGGCATGGGAATCGCCCTAGGCTTAGCACAAGCTGGAGCCGATATTATCGTTGCTTCTAGAAGTATTCAGCAAAATTCAGAAATCCAACAAAAGGTAGAGCAACTCGGAAGGAAATTCAAATTTTATCAAATGAATGCCAATTATCGGGATTCGGTATATGCTTTTCTCGATTTATTAAAACAAGATTTCGAAACCATAGACATCCTTATCAACAATGCAGGAACTATTTTGAGAACCCCCGCTACTGAACATCCTGACGAATACTGGGATACTGTCCTTAATGTTAATCTAGACACCCCCTTTATCCTTGCTAGAGAAATCGGCAAAAAAATGATTGAACAAGGATCAGGAAAAATTGTTTTTACCTGTTCACTTCTTAGCTTTCAAGGAGGTATTAACGTCCCGGGTTATGCAGCAAGCAAAGGAGCTTTGGCCAGTTTAATAAAAGCGCTTGCTAATGAATGGGCTGCCAAAGGAGTCAATGTAAATGGCATTGCCCCTGGCTATATCGCAACCGATAATACTGAAGCATTGCGTAAAGATGAAGCTAGAAACCAAGCTATACTCGATAGAATCCCTGCGGGAAGATGGGGAAATCCTGATGATTTTGCCGGACCTGCCATATTCTTATCCTCTAGTGCTGCCGATTACGTGCACGGAACCATACTTACCGTAGATGGAGGATGGATGGGGAGATAA
- the cobT gene encoding nicotinate-nucleotide--dimethylbenzimidazole phosphoribosyltransferase translates to MLQEQLQHKIDFKTKPLGSLGDLEKLALQIGLVQNNLTPQLNHPHLIVFAADHGIAKEGVSAYPAEVTPQMVLNFVNQGAAINVFCKQNKITLKVVDAGVNFDFKENPNIIHHKVAYSTQSFLSQKAITTEELEKCFQYSEQLIDDIAKTGCNIIGFGEMGIGNTSSATMIINALSNIQLKDVVGRGTGLDDAGLQNKLNILQKAKDFHGEITAPKEVLQTFGGFEIAQMTGAMLSAFQKNMLIMVDGFIASAAFLVAYHINPSIKKNAIFCHQSDEAGHRLLLEYLEVNPLLKLSLRVGEGTGCALAYPLIQSAVHFLNEMASFESAGVSNQ, encoded by the coding sequence GTGCTCCAAGAACAATTACAACACAAAATAGATTTTAAAACAAAACCTTTAGGTTCTCTAGGCGATTTAGAAAAACTTGCTCTACAAATTGGGCTAGTACAAAACAACTTAACTCCACAACTTAACCACCCTCATCTCATCGTTTTTGCAGCTGACCATGGCATTGCAAAAGAAGGTGTAAGTGCTTATCCTGCAGAAGTTACCCCACAAATGGTTCTTAACTTTGTTAACCAAGGTGCCGCTATCAACGTGTTTTGTAAACAAAATAAAATTACATTAAAAGTGGTAGATGCTGGAGTAAACTTCGATTTTAAAGAAAATCCTAATATCATCCATCATAAAGTAGCCTACTCTACCCAGAGTTTCCTTTCTCAGAAAGCGATAACTACTGAAGAATTAGAAAAATGCTTCCAATACTCCGAACAATTAATTGATGACATTGCCAAAACCGGTTGCAACATTATTGGATTTGGAGAAATGGGAATTGGGAATACTTCCTCTGCCACAATGATTATCAATGCCCTAAGCAATATTCAGCTAAAAGATGTAGTAGGAAGAGGAACAGGGCTGGATGATGCAGGCTTACAAAACAAACTCAATATTCTTCAAAAAGCTAAAGATTTTCATGGAGAAATCACTGCCCCTAAGGAAGTTCTACAAACTTTTGGAGGTTTTGAAATTGCCCAAATGACAGGCGCTATGCTTTCCGCATTCCAAAAAAATATGCTCATTATGGTAGATGGATTTATCGCAAGTGCAGCATTTCTTGTTGCTTACCACATCAACCCATCTATTAAGAAAAATGCTATTTTCTGTCATCAAAGTGATGAAGCAGGTCATCGTTTACTCTTAGAATATTTAGAAGTAAACCCTTTATTAAAACTAAGTTTACGCGTTGGCGAAGGAACAGGTTGTGCATTAGCTTATCCCCTTATCCAAAGTGCCGTACACTTCCTAAATGAAATGGCAAGTTTTGAAAGTGCTGGAGTAAGCAACCAATAA
- a CDS encoding DEAD/DEAH box helicase — MNLFTETDLSPEILKAIGEIGYESPTEIQKQTIPFISTDIRDLIALAQTGTGKTAAFSLPILGMIDDSSRKIQLLVLCPTRELCLQIAKDIKIYSKYLPNIKSVAVYGGSSINDQIKQLREKPQIIVGTPGRVIDLINRKALDFSNIHWLVLDEADEMLSMGFKDDLETIISETPETKQTLLFSATMSKEVERISKNYLTKPHRISVGSINEVKKNIKHEYYVVSYRQKKEALKRLIDSNPNHYTIIFCRTRMETQEVADFLMQNGYAADALHGDLSQAQRDTVMKKFRLKNINILVATDVAARGLDVDSLTHVIHFSLPDDPEVFVHRSGRTGRAGRDGVSIALIKPEEGRKLKMIKSQSKIEIVEKFIPKGEDIIKAQVAGVFEQLLSQHEDVFEFDNALIPDLSAFTKEELVKQLLQFQLKDMALYYKDRNDLAEVKFSKEDRDRDRGGRRDRDRGRDRDRGRDRKPRRKNENMVRFFFNLGKRDQLKKVDVLDIINQSTKKSGKKADIGDIEILEKFSFFEIEKNFKDELMRNISNKKFKGREMRIEVAN; from the coding sequence ATGAATTTATTTACCGAGACCGATTTAAGTCCTGAAATTTTGAAGGCTATCGGCGAAATAGGATACGAAAGTCCGACAGAAATCCAAAAACAAACCATTCCTTTTATCTCTACCGATATCCGTGACCTTATTGCGTTGGCACAAACGGGTACAGGGAAAACCGCAGCTTTTTCCTTACCTATCCTAGGGATGATCGATGACAGCAGTAGAAAAATCCAATTATTGGTGCTTTGCCCTACTCGCGAGCTTTGCTTACAAATAGCAAAAGACATAAAAATTTATTCCAAATACCTTCCTAACATCAAATCTGTAGCGGTTTATGGAGGAAGCAGTATTAATGATCAAATCAAACAACTTCGTGAGAAACCTCAAATTATTGTAGGTACTCCAGGGCGTGTTATCGATTTAATCAACCGCAAAGCTTTAGATTTTTCTAATATCCATTGGTTAGTTCTTGATGAAGCAGACGAAATGCTTTCTATGGGCTTTAAAGATGACTTAGAAACCATCATTAGCGAAACTCCTGAGACGAAACAAACCCTTCTTTTCTCTGCAACCATGAGCAAAGAAGTGGAAAGAATTTCTAAAAATTACCTTACTAAACCTCACAGAATTTCTGTAGGTTCTATCAACGAGGTAAAAAAGAATATCAAACATGAATACTATGTGGTAAGTTACCGTCAGAAAAAAGAAGCTTTAAAACGACTTATCGACAGTAACCCTAACCACTATACCATTATTTTCTGTAGAACCAGAATGGAAACCCAAGAAGTTGCTGACTTCCTTATGCAAAACGGATATGCTGCAGACGCTCTTCATGGGGACCTTTCTCAAGCACAGAGAGACACTGTAATGAAAAAATTCAGACTTAAAAACATCAACATCTTGGTTGCTACTGATGTTGCTGCAAGAGGTCTGGATGTAGATTCCTTAACTCACGTAATCCACTTCTCTTTACCAGACGATCCAGAAGTATTTGTACACCGTAGTGGTAGAACAGGTAGAGCGGGAAGAGATGGTGTTTCTATCGCCCTTATCAAACCTGAAGAGGGTAGAAAACTGAAAATGATTAAGAGCCAAAGTAAAATTGAGATTGTAGAAAAATTTATCCCTAAAGGTGAAGACATCATCAAAGCTCAAGTAGCAGGAGTTTTTGAGCAATTACTATCTCAACACGAAGATGTTTTTGAATTCGACAATGCTCTTATCCCAGATTTATCTGCCTTCACAAAAGAGGAATTGGTAAAACAACTTTTACAATTCCAACTAAAAGATATGGCTCTATATTACAAAGATAGAAATGATCTTGCCGAAGTTAAATTCAGCAAAGAAGATAGAGATAGAGACCGTGGTGGAAGAAGAGACAGAGATCGCGGTAGAGATAGAGACCGTGGAAGAGACAGAAAACCACGCAGAAAAAATGAAAATATGGTTCGATTCTTTTTTAATTTAGGAAAAAGAGATCAGCTGAAAAAAGTAGATGTACTTGATATCATCAACCAATCTACTAAAAAATCAGGTAAGAAGGCAGATATCGGAGATATAGAAATTCTAGAAAAATTCTCTTTCTTCGAAATTGAGAAAAACTTTAAAGATGAGTTGATGAGAAACATCTCCAACAAGAAATTTAAAGGCAGAGAAATGCGAATTGAAGTTGCTAACTAA
- a CDS encoding bestrophin family protein has product MIVRHKRHTLEMLLAWRGSVLKKIYPRLILLFVFSLSVYVFHYNFPSVFIPLNITAFTLLGISLAIFLGFCNNAAYDRYWEGRKLWGNLLNVARSLTYQITNYIDEDPNFTQEDKKEGVKIIIAFMYALKRQLRKEQDLTKIQEYLSEDVYLRVKDKKFIPSALLHELSSWIKQQQKEKRIDTIIQARIDQNIHELSIIMGGCERILHTGIPFAYFVLLDRTVYIYCFILPFGLIDSINWATPFFVTFIGYSFIALEAIVAEIAEPFGTEENDLALTQICQNIEHTVAEIAHLNIPQISQPDEKFMVK; this is encoded by the coding sequence ATGATTGTACGACACAAAAGACATACACTAGAAATGCTTCTCGCTTGGAGAGGTTCGGTATTAAAGAAAATTTATCCTAGGCTTATCCTCCTTTTTGTTTTCTCATTATCTGTCTATGTTTTTCATTACAATTTCCCTTCCGTTTTTATTCCTCTTAACATCACTGCATTTACCTTGCTAGGGATTTCATTAGCGATATTTCTAGGATTTTGTAATAATGCTGCTTACGACCGATATTGGGAAGGGAGAAAATTATGGGGAAATCTATTAAATGTCGCTCGCTCACTTACCTACCAAATCACTAATTATATTGATGAGGATCCTAACTTTACTCAAGAAGATAAGAAAGAAGGCGTAAAAATCATCATTGCCTTCATGTATGCATTAAAAAGGCAATTGAGAAAAGAGCAAGATTTAACAAAAATACAAGAATATCTAAGCGAAGATGTTTACCTTAGGGTAAAGGATAAAAAATTTATACCCTCTGCCCTCTTACACGAACTAAGTTCATGGATAAAACAACAACAAAAAGAAAAAAGGATTGATACTATCATCCAAGCAAGAATAGACCAAAACATCCACGAATTATCCATTATTATGGGAGGATGTGAACGGATTTTACACACGGGAATCCCCTTTGCCTACTTTGTTCTTTTGGATAGAACAGTGTACATCTATTGCTTTATACTTCCTTTTGGATTAATTGATTCTATCAACTGGGCTACTCCCTTTTTTGTTACCTTTATCGGATATTCCTTTATCGCTCTAGAAGCTATTGTTGCTGAAATTGCCGAACCTTTTGGAACAGAAGAAAACGACTTGGCTCTAACACAAATTTGCCAAAATATAGAACATACCGTGGCGGAAATTGCCCATCTCAACATCCCACAAATATCACAACCTGATGAAAAATTCATGGTTAAGTAA
- a CDS encoding DUF47 domain-containing protein, whose translation MGIGNIFHSFQPKDKIFFVLFEKVTANLVAMANDFNLGMKDFDPNDDSLLKKMSDYEHKNDDLTHEILIELSKNFITPFDREDIHTLATGLDDIADYIYASAKYIYIYKAPHQKAYIDFALLIHKACLEVQNAMRNLDGFKNMPQVKEACIKVNSIENIADDLLSNSMVELFEAGDAINVIKVSSVLNNLEIVTDKAEDVANTIETIMIKYA comes from the coding sequence ATGGGAATTGGTAATATTTTCCACTCTTTTCAACCAAAAGATAAAATTTTCTTTGTGTTGTTTGAGAAGGTAACAGCTAACTTAGTAGCAATGGCTAATGATTTCAATTTAGGAATGAAGGACTTCGATCCTAATGATGATTCATTATTAAAGAAAATGAGTGATTACGAACACAAAAACGATGATCTTACTCACGAAATTTTAATTGAACTAAGTAAAAACTTTATTACTCCTTTTGATAGAGAAGATATCCACACCCTAGCAACAGGATTGGATGATATTGCAGACTATATTTACGCTTCTGCTAAATATATCTACATCTACAAAGCTCCACATCAAAAAGCGTATATAGATTTTGCATTGCTTATCCATAAAGCTTGTTTAGAAGTGCAAAATGCAATGAGAAACCTAGATGGTTTTAAAAACATGCCACAAGTAAAAGAAGCTTGTATAAAAGTAAACTCTATCGAGAACATTGCTGATGATTTATTATCCAACTCTATGGTTGAGCTTTTTGAAGCTGGTGATGCTATCAATGTAATAAAAGTTTCTTCAGTACTTAACAACCTTGAAATTGTTACTGACAAAGCAGAGGATGTTGCCAACACGATAGAAACGATTATGATTAAATACGCATAA
- a CDS encoding hydroxymethylglutaryl-CoA synthase family protein, whose protein sequence is MRFGIEAASFYVPHLYLNIKDLAEKRGIDPLKLEKGLGLMKMAFPDVHEDAATFAAEALLKLIQDFDIQPSEISRVYMGTESALDAAKPTATFAVQMVEAALSEKYGTRSFKNCDVVDLTFACIGGVDALQNALDYVRVNPNKKAVVIASDYAKYELSSGGEYTQGGGAVALLVSAQPNLLEIENYWGVGMESVFDFFKPRRHFLKSDLQNALESYADKIEIFSDEPVFDGQYSNDCFKDRIREAYEHFKQEKGVDGNAFQDWKYLVFHLPYAFHGKRIFSEIFGIENQLPHTTKEELKEISSSEAYRNLVKEKIEPTQRASSEIGNMYTASVFMALLSGLQVSYDQQEDLKGVKLGFFAYGSGSKSKVFEAKVGENWKEVVAKWNLFQVLEERTAIDFDTYEKLHRKQLETSVVDKKGFHLVKVEAESPVLLGARYYKYL, encoded by the coding sequence ATGAGATTTGGGATTGAAGCGGCTTCCTTTTATGTGCCGCATTTATATTTGAACATTAAAGATTTAGCAGAAAAAAGAGGAATAGATCCTTTGAAGTTAGAAAAAGGATTAGGGTTGATGAAAATGGCTTTCCCAGATGTGCATGAGGATGCTGCAACATTTGCGGCTGAAGCTTTACTGAAATTAATTCAGGATTTTGATATCCAACCTTCTGAAATTTCTAGAGTTTATATGGGAACCGAGAGTGCTTTAGATGCGGCAAAACCTACAGCAACCTTTGCTGTGCAAATGGTGGAAGCGGCTCTTTCGGAAAAATATGGAACAAGAAGTTTTAAAAATTGTGATGTAGTAGATCTTACCTTTGCTTGTATTGGTGGGGTAGATGCTCTCCAAAATGCCTTGGACTATGTAAGAGTAAATCCTAATAAGAAGGCTGTAGTAATTGCCTCTGATTACGCGAAGTATGAGTTGTCTTCTGGTGGCGAATATACCCAAGGTGGTGGGGCGGTGGCTCTTTTGGTTTCTGCTCAGCCAAATTTATTGGAGATAGAAAACTATTGGGGAGTAGGCATGGAAAGTGTTTTTGATTTCTTTAAACCGAGAAGACATTTCTTAAAAAGCGACTTACAAAACGCTCTAGAATCGTATGCGGATAAAATAGAAATTTTCTCTGACGAGCCTGTTTTTGATGGTCAATATTCTAACGATTGTTTTAAAGATAGGATAAGAGAAGCTTATGAGCACTTTAAGCAAGAGAAAGGAGTGGATGGAAATGCTTTCCAAGATTGGAAGTACTTGGTTTTCCATTTACCATATGCTTTTCATGGTAAGAGAATTTTTAGTGAGATTTTTGGAATTGAAAACCAACTGCCTCATACTACCAAAGAGGAGTTAAAAGAAATTTCATCTAGTGAGGCTTATCGAAATTTGGTGAAAGAGAAAATAGAGCCTACCCAAAGAGCTTCTTCTGAAATTGGAAATATGTATACAGCGTCTGTATTTATGGCCTTGCTTTCAGGACTTCAGGTTTCTTACGATCAACAAGAGGATTTGAAGGGGGTAAAATTAGGTTTCTTCGCTTATGGAAGTGGGTCTAAGTCTAAAGTGTTTGAAGCTAAAGTAGGAGAAAATTGGAAAGAAGTGGTTGCTAAGTGGAACCTTTTCCAAGTACTGGAAGAAAGAACGGCGATTGATTTCGATACTTATGAAAAGTTACATCGTAAGCAATTAGAAACTTCTGTAGTGGATAAAAAAGGTTTCCACCTTGTAAAAGTGGAAGCTGAAAGCCCAGTGCTTTTAGGAGCAAGATATTATAAGTATCTTTAA
- the lysS gene encoding lysine--tRNA ligase translates to MQLSEQEIIRRQKLDELGKLGINAFPADEYTITDTTETIKNNFAEGKQVKVAGRLMSRRIQGKASFAELQDSKGKIQIYFNRDEICPGEDKTLYNEVYKKLLDIGDIIGIEGELFTTQVGEKTIHVRNFTLLTKSLRPLPLPKVDAEGNVHDGFTDPELRYRMRYVDLVVNPQVKEIFVKRTKLFNAMRNYFNEAGYFEVETPILQAIPGGAAARPFITHHNALDIPLYMRIANELYLKRLIVGGFDGVYEFSKNFRNEGMDRTHNPEFTAMEIYVAYKDYNWMMDFTEKLLETCAVAVNRTTESTFGGHTINWKAPYPRVSMQEAIEKFTGFDITGKTEEELRAFALSIGIEVDDTMGKGKLIDEIFGEKCEGNFIQPTFITDYPIEMSPLTKKHRSKEGLTERFELMVCGKEIANAYSELNDPIDQRERFEEQMRLSEKGDDEAMFIDQDFLRALEYGMPPTSGLGIGMDRLTMFLTNNESIQEVLFFPQMRPEKAAPKIELSDDEQLIVDILSKSGEALLLNDVKTQSEFSGKKWDKTIKNLTKNAVVAVEKKEDILWIKLI, encoded by the coding sequence ATGCAATTATCTGAACAGGAAATTATCCGCCGACAAAAGCTTGATGAGCTCGGCAAACTGGGGATTAATGCTTTCCCAGCAGACGAATATACAATTACGGATACTACCGAAACTATAAAGAACAATTTTGCTGAAGGTAAACAGGTAAAAGTTGCCGGAAGACTTATGTCTCGAAGAATTCAAGGTAAGGCATCCTTTGCTGAATTACAAGATTCTAAGGGTAAGATTCAGATATATTTCAATCGTGATGAAATCTGTCCAGGAGAAGATAAAACCCTTTACAATGAAGTTTATAAAAAACTTTTAGACATTGGGGATATTATCGGAATCGAAGGAGAATTATTTACTACCCAAGTAGGAGAAAAAACCATACATGTAAGAAACTTCACTCTTCTTACCAAATCTCTTCGCCCTTTACCTCTACCAAAAGTAGATGCAGAAGGTAATGTACACGACGGATTTACCGATCCTGAGCTTCGTTATCGTATGAGATATGTGGATTTAGTAGTAAACCCTCAGGTAAAAGAAATCTTTGTTAAGAGAACCAAACTTTTCAATGCGATGAGAAACTACTTCAATGAGGCTGGATACTTCGAAGTAGAAACTCCAATTTTACAAGCAATTCCTGGAGGTGCTGCCGCAAGACCTTTCATCACCCACCACAATGCTTTGGACATCCCATTATACATGAGAATCGCCAATGAGCTTTACTTGAAAAGATTAATCGTAGGTGGTTTTGATGGAGTTTATGAATTTTCTAAAAACTTCAGAAACGAAGGAATGGACAGAACCCACAATCCAGAATTTACCGCTATGGAAATTTATGTAGCCTATAAAGACTACAACTGGATGATGGACTTCACTGAAAAACTATTAGAAACCTGTGCTGTTGCTGTTAATAGAACTACAGAATCTACCTTCGGAGGTCACACCATCAATTGGAAAGCTCCTTATCCAAGAGTTTCCATGCAAGAAGCTATTGAAAAATTCACAGGATTTGACATCACTGGTAAGACCGAAGAAGAACTTCGTGCTTTTGCTCTTTCCATCGGTATTGAAGTGGATGATACCATGGGTAAAGGTAAACTTATCGATGAGATTTTTGGTGAAAAATGTGAAGGAAACTTCATCCAGCCTACCTTCATCACCGACTACCCTATCGAGATGTCTCCACTTACCAAAAAACACAGAAGCAAAGAAGGGCTTACTGAGCGTTTTGAACTAATGGTTTGCGGTAAAGAAATCGCCAATGCATATTCAGAACTTAACGATCCTATCGACCAAAGAGAACGTTTTGAAGAGCAAATGAGACTTTCCGAAAAAGGAGATGACGAGGCTATGTTTATCGACCAAGATTTCCTAAGAGCTTTAGAATACGGTATGCCTCCAACATCTGGTTTAGGAATTGGTATGGATAGACTTACCATGTTCTTAACCAATAACGAATCTATCCAAGAAGTACTTTTCTTCCCTCAGATGAGACCTGAAAAAGCAGCTCCTAAAATTGAATTAAGCGATGACGAACAACTTATTGTTGACATCCTTTCTAAAAGTGGAGAAGCTCTTTTGTTAAACGATGTAAAAACACAAAGCGAATTTTCTGGTAAAAAATGGGACAAAACTATTAAAAACCTAACCAAAAACGCTGTTGTGGCTGTTGAGAAAAAAGAAGATATTCTTTGGATTAAATTAATCTAA